A window of the Bradyrhizobium diazoefficiens genome harbors these coding sequences:
- a CDS encoding branched-chain amino acid ABC transporter permease, translating into MRAFQILIDGFAISALYALGATGFTLIFGVSGVLNLSHGAIMVAAAVAAWAAASVLNVGTYAGALIGVGVALLTAFATYFAVVKPIQDSRRIPNEEKEIFVLTGTLLWGIMIQELIAYFFTNNAKTVLPIVEGVVDVLGVRTPKNEIFTAIVCCLVIALLWLLVNRTRTGKAVLAASMNPRGVTLLGLELTNIYIVVWAIYGILAGIAGVLLGMFLGVSSYSVGPLTASAFSIVVLGGLGSVSGSLIAAFVVGYLETATAYLVSPAYRTIPALLLLVFVMYIRPQGLLGRR; encoded by the coding sequence ATGCGAGCTTTCCAGATTCTGATCGATGGCTTTGCCATCAGCGCTCTCTACGCTCTCGGTGCCACCGGCTTCACGCTGATCTTCGGCGTCTCCGGCGTGCTCAACCTCTCCCACGGTGCCATCATGGTGGCAGCAGCGGTGGCGGCCTGGGCCGCCGCCAGCGTGCTCAATGTCGGCACCTATGCCGGCGCGCTGATCGGGGTCGGGGTCGCCCTCCTCACGGCGTTCGCCACTTACTTCGCGGTGGTGAAGCCGATCCAGGACTCCCGGCGCATCCCGAACGAGGAGAAGGAGATCTTCGTCCTCACGGGAACGCTGCTCTGGGGCATCATGATCCAGGAGCTGATCGCCTATTTCTTCACCAACAACGCCAAGACGGTGCTGCCGATCGTCGAAGGCGTCGTCGACGTGCTCGGCGTCCGCACGCCGAAGAATGAGATCTTCACGGCGATCGTGTGCTGCCTCGTGATCGCGCTGCTGTGGCTGTTGGTAAACCGTACCCGCACCGGCAAGGCGGTGCTGGCGGCCTCGATGAACCCGCGCGGCGTGACGCTGCTGGGGCTCGAGCTCACCAACATCTACATCGTGGTCTGGGCGATCTACGGCATTCTGGCCGGCATCGCCGGCGTGCTGCTCGGCATGTTCTTGGGCGTCAGCTCCTACAGCGTCGGGCCGCTGACCGCGAGCGCGTTCTCAATCGTGGTGCTCGGCGGCCTCGGCAGCGTCTCCGGTTCGCTGATCGCAGCTTTCGTGGTCGGCTATCTCGAAACGGCGACGGCCTATCTGGTTTCGCCCGCCTACCGCACCATTCCGGCGCTGCTGCTGCTCGTGTTCGTGATGTATATCCGGCCCCAGGGCCTTCTGGGGAGGCGCTGA
- a CDS encoding branched-chain amino acid ABC transporter permease, with protein sequence MASFFTSRLFFVSLVLVIIAATLPLYVSGYVLGLLTVAFYFGVFAMAWDLLFGFAGEVNFGPTFLIGVGAYTAGILNAQFGWSVYLCIVLGASASVIAGLVLALPALRVRGPYFGLTTLVAVLMLQNFIVVFADLTGGEIGLTIPDVITINAGANYWIALGFMTISAAILYGLSQSPVGLVLQASGQDPVQAGALGFNIVKHKLAAFIVSAFFSGLSGALLVFYFGTASVGTVVDVAVGVNVIVSAVLGGRRTVLGAALGAIFLIVAGEFLRPTGELATFIVSAVALLVVLFFPGGFLGAALSREARS encoded by the coding sequence ATGGCGAGCTTCTTTACCTCGCGCCTGTTCTTCGTCTCGCTGGTACTCGTGATCATCGCAGCTACGCTGCCGCTTTATGTCTCCGGCTATGTGCTGGGCTTACTCACCGTCGCGTTCTATTTCGGCGTGTTCGCGATGGCCTGGGACCTGCTGTTCGGCTTCGCCGGCGAAGTGAATTTCGGGCCTACCTTCCTGATTGGCGTCGGCGCCTATACCGCCGGCATTCTCAATGCCCAGTTCGGCTGGTCGGTCTATCTCTGCATCGTGCTTGGCGCGAGCGCCTCCGTCATCGCCGGTCTCGTGCTGGCGCTGCCGGCGCTGCGCGTGCGCGGACCGTATTTCGGCCTGACCACGCTGGTCGCGGTCTTGATGCTGCAAAACTTCATCGTGGTGTTCGCCGATCTCACCGGTGGCGAGATCGGGCTGACCATCCCAGATGTCATCACCATCAATGCCGGCGCCAATTACTGGATCGCGCTCGGCTTCATGACGATCTCGGCCGCGATCCTCTACGGCCTGTCGCAATCGCCTGTCGGACTCGTGCTGCAGGCCAGCGGCCAGGATCCGGTGCAGGCCGGCGCGCTCGGCTTCAACATCGTCAAGCACAAACTCGCGGCCTTCATCGTCAGCGCGTTCTTCTCGGGGTTATCCGGCGCGCTGTTGGTGTTCTATTTCGGCACCGCCTCGGTCGGCACCGTCGTCGACGTCGCGGTCGGCGTCAACGTCATCGTCTCGGCCGTGCTCGGCGGCCGGCGCACCGTGCTGGGCGCCGCACTCGGTGCGATCTTCCTGATCGTCGCCGGCGAATTCCTGCGCCCGACCGGCGAGCTTGCGACCTTCATCGTCTCGGCGGTCGCCCTCCTCGTCGTCCTGTTCTTCCCCGGCGGCTTCCTCGGAGCGGCCCTCTCGCGCGAGGCTCGCTCGTAA
- a CDS encoding ATP-binding cassette domain-containing protein, whose protein sequence is MDQRLSNRPVLEVRGLTKRFGGLTAVKNLGFDVNGGEIFGLIGPNGSGKSTAMKSVMGIERPTAGDVVFEGENVAGLPAHKIARKGFGMVFQHSRPLNRQTVLENIMVALLPDSLFMLFPDKALVERAKWIADRVGLGSVMNRRPPTLPFADLRRLELAKAIARDPKVVLVDEPFAGLTRAEVDVFSDLIRSFRDEGRAVMLVDHNVKSVAALVDRVLAMYLGEEIVTGKADDVMKNETVRRVYLGGAIESQARPETSFKDKVPLLQVENVSVHYGKAQALENVSIHIHEGEFVSIVGLNGAGKTTLFNTISGFLPYSGEIIRGGEKLRGTSPAKIARSGLVQCPESRELFGEMSVRENLDLGGQHLTDDKRAAQLAWLFELFPILKERQGQMAQTLSGGEQQMLAIGRALMMQPQILILDEPTLGLAPVILELLSKALTKLRQTTSITVLLGEQNVTFALPHADRVYVLEHARIVWEGDPGRFAAEAGADFL, encoded by the coding sequence ATGGACCAGAGGCTTTCAAACCGGCCCGTGCTCGAAGTCCGCGGCCTGACCAAACGTTTTGGCGGATTGACCGCGGTGAAGAACCTCGGCTTCGACGTCAATGGCGGCGAGATCTTCGGCCTGATCGGGCCGAACGGCTCGGGCAAATCCACCGCGATGAAGAGCGTGATGGGCATCGAGCGCCCGACCGCTGGCGACGTCGTGTTCGAGGGCGAGAATGTCGCGGGCCTGCCCGCGCACAAGATCGCGCGAAAAGGCTTTGGCATGGTGTTCCAGCATTCGCGGCCGCTGAACCGGCAGACGGTGCTGGAGAACATCATGGTCGCGCTCTTGCCGGACAGCCTGTTCATGCTGTTTCCGGACAAGGCGCTGGTCGAGCGCGCCAAGTGGATCGCCGATCGCGTCGGATTGGGCAGCGTGATGAACCGCCGTCCGCCGACGCTGCCCTTCGCCGATCTGCGCCGGCTCGAACTGGCAAAAGCGATCGCGCGTGATCCCAAAGTGGTGCTGGTGGACGAGCCCTTCGCCGGATTGACCCGCGCCGAGGTCGACGTGTTCTCCGACCTGATCCGCAGCTTCCGCGACGAAGGCCGCGCGGTGATGCTGGTCGACCACAACGTCAAGAGCGTCGCAGCACTGGTCGACCGCGTGCTGGCGATGTATCTCGGCGAGGAGATCGTCACCGGAAAGGCCGACGACGTCATGAAGAACGAGACGGTGCGCCGGGTCTACCTCGGCGGCGCCATCGAGAGCCAAGCGCGGCCCGAAACCAGCTTCAAGGACAAAGTGCCGCTGCTGCAGGTCGAGAATGTCAGCGTCCATTACGGCAAGGCACAGGCGCTGGAGAACGTCTCGATCCATATCCACGAGGGCGAGTTCGTCTCCATCGTCGGCCTCAACGGCGCCGGCAAGACCACGCTGTTCAACACCATCTCCGGCTTCCTGCCCTATAGCGGCGAGATCATCCGCGGCGGTGAGAAGCTGCGCGGCACCAGTCCGGCGAAGATCGCCCGCAGCGGCCTCGTGCAGTGCCCGGAATCGCGCGAGCTGTTCGGCGAGATGAGCGTGCGGGAAAATCTCGATCTCGGCGGGCAGCATCTCACCGACGACAAGCGCGCAGCGCAGCTGGCCTGGCTGTTCGAGCTGTTCCCGATCCTGAAGGAGCGCCAGGGTCAAATGGCGCAGACGCTCTCCGGCGGCGAGCAGCAGATGCTTGCGATCGGACGCGCGCTGATGATGCAGCCGCAGATCCTGATTCTGGACGAGCCGACGCTGGGGCTTGCGCCGGTCATCCTCGAGCTGTTGTCCAAGGCGCTAACGAAGCTGCGGCAGACCACGTCGATCACGGTGCTGCTCGGCGAGCAGAACGTCACCTTCGCGCTGCCGCATGCCGACCGCGTCTACGTGCTGGAGCACGCCAGGATCGTCTGGGAGGGCGATCCCGGCCGCTTCGCCGCTGAGGCCGGCGCCGATTTTCTCTAA
- a CDS encoding ABC transporter substrate-binding protein — MRSSRILGSGLFTSALALCLAAPAYAQSSDPIKIGVIAEVQSIAGAATPGGAQIAADEINAKGGILGRKVEIVTYDNKSSSADSVRAFQRAVSEDKVSAVIASYISEVVLALEPWAARLKMPLITPGAASNEITKAIHNDYEKNKYTFHGYLTSAAQAQIVCDAAKDLLVDKMHMKTVAIMSEDAAWTKPLDVGYEACLPKAGLKVVEHVRFSPDTTDFTPIFNNMEAKKPDVIVTGISHVGVQPTVQWKNQQVPIPMFGISAQALSPTFWKDTNGAADGVPSLAVATPDVAVTSKTKPFAAAFAAKFGTPPAYTGYTAYDEVYIITDAIKRAGSTDPDKMVAEMEKTNFEGTIGQIQFYGKDDEFTHGIKSGPGAVTGLVFQWQDQKQVVVWPEKIAEGKLKFPNFVKLSQ, encoded by the coding sequence ATGCGATCATCGCGCATTCTGGGCTCTGGCCTCTTCACCTCCGCGCTGGCGCTGTGCCTCGCCGCGCCCGCCTACGCGCAGTCGAGCGATCCGATCAAGATCGGCGTCATCGCCGAGGTGCAATCGATCGCGGGCGCCGCGACACCGGGCGGCGCGCAGATCGCCGCCGACGAGATCAACGCCAAGGGCGGCATCCTCGGCCGCAAGGTCGAGATCGTCACCTATGACAACAAGAGCTCCTCGGCCGACTCGGTGCGCGCCTTCCAGCGCGCCGTGAGCGAGGACAAGGTCTCCGCGGTGATCGCAAGCTATATCAGCGAGGTCGTGCTGGCGCTCGAGCCCTGGGCAGCTCGCTTGAAGATGCCGCTGATCACGCCGGGTGCCGCCTCGAACGAAATCACCAAGGCGATCCACAACGACTACGAGAAGAACAAGTACACGTTCCACGGCTACCTGACCTCGGCGGCGCAAGCCCAGATCGTCTGCGACGCGGCCAAGGATCTTCTGGTCGACAAGATGCACATGAAGACGGTCGCGATCATGAGCGAGGACGCCGCCTGGACCAAGCCGCTCGATGTCGGCTACGAGGCCTGCCTGCCCAAGGCCGGGCTGAAGGTCGTCGAGCATGTGCGTTTTTCGCCTGACACCACCGACTTCACGCCGATCTTCAACAACATGGAAGCCAAGAAGCCTGACGTGATCGTGACAGGCATCTCCCATGTCGGCGTGCAGCCGACGGTGCAATGGAAGAACCAGCAGGTGCCGATCCCGATGTTCGGCATCAGCGCGCAGGCGCTGAGCCCGACGTTCTGGAAGGACACCAACGGCGCCGCAGACGGCGTGCCGTCGCTCGCGGTCGCAACACCCGATGTTGCCGTCACGTCCAAGACAAAACCGTTCGCGGCGGCCTTCGCCGCCAAGTTCGGCACGCCGCCGGCCTATACCGGCTACACCGCCTATGACGAGGTCTACATCATCACCGACGCAATCAAGCGCGCCGGCTCGACCGATCCCGACAAGATGGTCGCGGAGATGGAGAAGACCAATTTCGAGGGCACGATCGGCCAGATCCAGTTCTACGGCAAGGACGACGAGTTCACCCACGGCATCAAGTCCGGCCCCGGCGCGGTGACCGGCCTCGTCTTCCAGTGGCAGGACCAGAAGCAGGTCGTGGTGTGGCCGGAGAAGATCGCGGAAGGCAAGCTGAAGTTTCCGAACTTCGTGAAGCTGTCGCAGTAA
- a CDS encoding SMP-30/gluconolactonase/LRE family protein, giving the protein MLPYVAHDPRFERLVIGHVNLEKLASGCRWAEGPAYFPAGRYLIWSDIPNNRMMRFDETDGSVSVFRAPSFNSNGNTTDRQGRLVSCEHFMRRVTRTEHDGSITVLADAFEGRRLNSPNDVVVKSDNSIWFSDPTYGIDSDYEGQQGPSEIGASNVYRIDDSSGAITRVVSDRVQPNGLAFSPDETRLYVADTGATHISGLPPTIWSYQVRGQTVGEASLFATCPDGLYDGFRCDIHGNIWTSAGRSVFCYAADGTHLGTVPIGEIVANVCFGGPRRNRLYICGQTSVYSIYLNTRAAV; this is encoded by the coding sequence ATGCTCCCCTATGTCGCCCACGACCCGCGCTTCGAGCGGCTGGTCATCGGCCATGTCAATCTCGAAAAGCTCGCCAGCGGTTGCCGCTGGGCTGAAGGCCCCGCCTACTTCCCGGCCGGGCGCTATCTGATCTGGTCCGACATTCCGAACAACCGGATGATGCGCTTCGACGAGACCGACGGCTCGGTGTCGGTATTCCGCGCGCCGAGCTTCAATTCCAACGGCAACACCACCGATCGCCAGGGGCGGCTGGTCAGTTGCGAGCATTTCATGCGGCGCGTCACCCGCACCGAGCACGACGGCTCGATCACCGTGCTGGCGGATGCGTTCGAGGGCCGCCGGCTGAATTCACCCAACGACGTTGTGGTCAAGTCGGACAACTCGATCTGGTTCTCAGATCCGACTTACGGCATCGACAGCGACTATGAAGGACAGCAGGGCCCGTCAGAGATCGGCGCCTCCAACGTCTACCGGATCGACGACAGCTCCGGCGCCATCACGCGCGTCGTGTCGGACCGGGTGCAGCCCAACGGGCTGGCCTTCTCGCCGGACGAAACCCGGCTCTATGTCGCCGACACCGGTGCGACGCATATCAGCGGGCTGCCGCCGACGATCTGGTCCTATCAGGTCAGGGGGCAAACAGTCGGCGAAGCCTCGCTGTTTGCCACCTGCCCGGACGGGCTCTATGACGGCTTCCGCTGCGACATCCATGGTAACATCTGGACGTCGGCGGGCCGCAGCGTGTTCTGCTACGCAGCCGACGGCACGCATCTCGGCACGGTCCCGATCGGCGAGATCGTCGCCAATGTCTGCTTCGGCGGCCCGCGCCGCAACCGCCTCTACATCTGCGGACAGACCTCGGTGTATTCGATCTACCTCAACACGCGGGCGGCGGTGTAA
- a CDS encoding ABC transporter permease, which produces MSSASLSLSRDDRPILIAALFILVILVAGTVYTFARFGSAPLLSPTYLLQQLQIGAFLGIVAAGMMMVILIAQIDLSVPWTLAAAAMMATSIGGPLAIPVGLSVGLLVGLVNGIGVAYLRVPSMIFTLGVNAVMRGLMVAHTGGYAPQTGATDLMRMLAGDRTLGIPNALFVWAAVSVLVTIVLQRTALGRYVYAIGNKEAAAYLAGVDTRRITVICFVLCGVAAALAGVLLAGYSTKAYQGMGDAYLLPSIAAVVIGGTNILGGRGRYLGTLIGVVLIVLLNSVLSIMDMPEAGRQVIYGLVIIFMLLVYGRGERVTS; this is translated from the coding sequence ATGAGTTCGGCCTCCCTCAGCCTCTCGCGCGACGACCGCCCGATCCTGATCGCGGCCCTGTTCATCCTCGTCATCCTGGTGGCGGGCACGGTCTATACATTTGCGCGCTTCGGCAGCGCGCCGCTGTTGTCGCCGACCTATCTGTTGCAGCAACTTCAGATCGGCGCCTTCCTCGGCATCGTGGCCGCTGGGATGATGATGGTGATCCTGATCGCCCAGATCGACCTGTCGGTGCCGTGGACGCTTGCCGCGGCTGCGATGATGGCGACATCGATCGGCGGACCGCTTGCGATTCCGGTTGGACTCAGCGTCGGGCTTCTGGTCGGTCTCGTCAACGGCATCGGGGTCGCCTATCTGCGCGTGCCCTCGATGATCTTCACCCTTGGCGTCAACGCGGTGATGCGCGGCCTGATGGTCGCGCACACCGGCGGCTACGCCCCGCAGACCGGCGCCACCGACCTGATGCGGATGCTCGCCGGCGACCGCACGCTCGGCATCCCCAACGCCTTGTTCGTCTGGGCCGCCGTGTCGGTGCTCGTCACGATCGTCCTCCAGCGCACGGCGCTCGGCCGTTACGTCTATGCCATCGGCAACAAGGAAGCAGCCGCGTATCTGGCCGGTGTCGATACCCGCCGCATCACCGTGATCTGCTTCGTCCTGTGCGGTGTCGCAGCCGCGCTCGCCGGCGTCCTGCTCGCCGGTTACTCCACCAAGGCCTATCAGGGCATGGGCGATGCCTATCTGCTGCCGTCGATCGCGGCGGTCGTGATCGGCGGCACCAACATCCTCGGCGGCCGCGGCCGCTATCTCGGGACGCTGATTGGCGTCGTGCTGATCGTGCTGCTCAACAGCGTGCTGTCGATCATGGACATGCCCGAGGCCGGCCGCCAGGTGATCTATGGCCTCGTCATCATCTTCATGCTGCTGGTCTACGGCCGCGGCGAGCGCGTCACCAGTTGA
- a CDS encoding ABC transporter permease, whose protein sequence is MLDDVAIRIRQNIGIVTAVLLFSILYLLYNLAHPKGFSSAVLVQNGDEIFALAMLAMAQTVPVLASGLDLSVGAVMTMVGCFASYLLTGAAGGTPLHLEIFGLHLGLGTFPGGVSGILLGIVMCLATGALAGFVNGCVVVYGRIQPIIATLATGAVYIGIALFLRPTPGGKIDEDLNWALTNSLGDFAATVHIFDDGAASWFAPVAWIPVPFVLLVLIALLVWVPFRRSVLGRAVYAVGSAEGAAYMSGLPIERAKIAAFTLAGFFAGCGGLFLAIQTSSGNADIPQAGAYTLNSIASVVIGGTSLLGGTGSAIGSIFGAMVLRVISFFFRIFDIAPLLQPLFEGLILLAAVSIGALGVLRVKNTLELFR, encoded by the coding sequence ATGCTTGACGATGTCGCGATCAGGATCCGGCAGAACATCGGCATCGTCACCGCCGTCCTGTTGTTCTCCATCCTCTATCTGCTCTACAACCTCGCCCATCCCAAGGGCTTCTCGTCAGCGGTTCTGGTGCAGAACGGCGACGAGATCTTTGCACTCGCCATGCTGGCGATGGCCCAGACCGTGCCGGTGTTGGCGTCGGGGCTGGATCTCTCCGTGGGTGCCGTCATGACCATGGTGGGGTGTTTTGCGAGCTATCTGCTCACGGGGGCGGCAGGGGGCACCCCGTTGCATCTCGAGATATTCGGTCTGCATCTCGGCCTCGGCACCTTTCCCGGCGGGGTGAGCGGCATCCTGCTCGGGATCGTCATGTGTCTTGCGACCGGCGCACTGGCCGGCTTCGTCAACGGCTGCGTCGTCGTCTATGGACGGATCCAGCCGATCATCGCGACGCTTGCGACCGGCGCGGTCTATATCGGCATCGCGCTGTTCCTGCGGCCGACGCCGGGCGGCAAGATCGACGAGGATCTCAACTGGGCGCTGACCAATTCGCTCGGGGATTTCGCCGCGACCGTCCATATCTTCGATGATGGCGCGGCAAGCTGGTTTGCGCCGGTGGCCTGGATCCCGGTGCCGTTCGTGCTGCTGGTCCTGATCGCGCTCTTGGTCTGGGTGCCGTTCCGCCGCTCCGTGCTTGGCCGGGCCGTCTATGCGGTCGGCTCGGCCGAAGGCGCGGCCTACATGTCCGGCCTCCCGATCGAGCGTGCCAAGATCGCCGCCTTCACGCTCGCCGGCTTCTTCGCCGGCTGCGGCGGCCTGTTCCTCGCCATCCAGACATCCTCGGGCAATGCCGACATCCCGCAGGCCGGCGCCTACACGCTCAACTCGATCGCCTCGGTCGTCATCGGCGGGACGTCGCTGCTCGGCGGGACCGGCAGCGCGATCGGCTCGATCTTCGGCGCCATGGTTTTGCGCGTCATCTCGTTCTTCTTCCGCATCTTCGACATCGCGCCGCTGTTGCAACCGCTGTTCGAGGGCCTGATCCTGCTGGCGGCGGTCAGCATCGGCGCGCTCGGCGTTTTGCGCGTCAAGAACACGCTGGAGCTCTTCCGATGA
- a CDS encoding sugar ABC transporter ATP-binding protein, translating into MPDATPSQPAFLALSGISKRYAGVRALEGVDFACERGKIHAVLGENGAGKSTLIKIIAGVVQPDAGTMRLGGRDVSFATPSAANAAGVVCIFQELSLMPDLSVADNISIASPPRRFGLIDARAQRRRAEQLLAEIGCEDVNPLLRVRDLPLSRRQVVEIAKALGKKPQLLILDEATSALTSADVEKVYAMLARLKADGVAILYISHRMHEVEALADRASVFRNGRHIETFDKGRRSTADIVQLMIGRDIATQYPPKPARGSPKPMLAVDHLSWDKRLDRISLRVGAGEIVGLGGLDGQGQKSLLLALFGVLRGVSGQVTVEGREVRPGSPAAAKSVGIALVPEDRKTEGLMLPMSIADNLVIASLDAISSGPLVDRAKENDAIKRAIARLQIKIGAPGDAVATLSGGNQQKVVLAKWLMTDPSIILLNDPTRGIDVGTKQELYRLMRELADQGAAILFYSTDYDELIGCCDRVAIMYDGRIVRELEGDELTETNIIASALNIDAATADTSGAAHA; encoded by the coding sequence ATGCCGGACGCCACCCCGAGCCAACCCGCCTTCCTCGCCCTGTCCGGAATCTCCAAGCGCTACGCCGGTGTGCGGGCGCTCGAAGGTGTCGACTTCGCATGCGAGCGCGGCAAGATCCATGCGGTGCTGGGCGAGAACGGTGCCGGCAAGTCGACGCTGATCAAGATCATCGCCGGCGTCGTCCAGCCTGATGCCGGCACAATGCGGCTCGGCGGACGCGATGTGAGCTTCGCGACGCCGTCCGCGGCCAATGCCGCCGGCGTCGTCTGCATCTTCCAGGAATTGTCGCTGATGCCCGACCTTTCGGTCGCGGACAATATCTCGATCGCGTCGCCGCCACGCCGCTTCGGCCTCATCGACGCCCGGGCGCAGCGCCGCCGCGCCGAGCAGCTGCTGGCCGAGATCGGTTGTGAGGACGTCAATCCCCTGCTGCGCGTGCGCGATCTGCCGCTGTCGCGCCGCCAGGTGGTGGAGATCGCCAAGGCGCTCGGCAAGAAGCCGCAGCTCTTGATCCTCGACGAAGCGACATCGGCCCTCACCAGTGCCGACGTCGAGAAGGTCTATGCCATGCTGGCGCGGCTCAAGGCCGACGGCGTTGCCATTCTCTACATCTCGCACCGGATGCACGAGGTCGAGGCGCTGGCCGACCGCGCCTCCGTGTTCCGCAACGGGCGCCATATCGAGACCTTCGACAAGGGCCGACGCTCGACCGCCGATATCGTTCAGCTCATGATCGGACGCGACATCGCCACGCAGTATCCGCCCAAGCCCGCGCGCGGATCGCCGAAGCCGATGCTGGCCGTCGATCATCTGAGTTGGGACAAGCGGCTTGATCGCATCTCGCTTCGCGTCGGCGCCGGCGAGATCGTCGGCCTCGGCGGGCTGGATGGCCAGGGCCAGAAATCCCTGCTGCTGGCGCTGTTCGGGGTGCTGCGCGGCGTCTCCGGGCAAGTCACCGTGGAAGGCCGCGAGGTGCGTCCGGGATCTCCGGCGGCGGCGAAGTCGGTCGGCATCGCGCTCGTGCCGGAGGATCGCAAGACCGAAGGCCTGATGCTGCCGATGTCGATCGCCGACAATCTGGTGATCGCCTCGCTCGACGCGATCTCGAGCGGACCTCTGGTCGATCGCGCCAAGGAGAACGATGCGATCAAGCGCGCCATCGCGCGGCTGCAGATCAAGATCGGCGCGCCCGGCGACGCGGTCGCCACACTCTCCGGCGGCAACCAGCAGAAGGTCGTTCTCGCCAAATGGCTGATGACTGATCCGAGCATTATTTTGCTCAATGATCCCACCCGCGGCATCGATGTCGGCACCAAGCAGGAGCTTTATCGGCTGATGCGCGAGCTCGCCGACCAGGGCGCCGCCATCCTGTTCTACTCGACCGACTATGACGAGCTCATAGGCTGCTGCGACCGGGTGGCGATCATGTATGACGGGCGCATCGTGCGCGAGCTTGAGGGTGATGAGCTCACCGAGACCAACATCATCGCGAGCGCGCTGAACATCGACGCCGCGACGGCGGACACTTCCGGAGCCGCCCATGCTTGA
- a CDS encoding sugar ABC transporter substrate-binding protein, with product MVWTLRFAGLACVGLLLSPVSALAGPKVVSGPGADPGCFKPWSAQTKFFQWDKKPGPYKIALVNGFVGNTWRIQMVKTAKAFAAQPGIKENIKEFKVVSTGTDVAAQLGAMEDFINQGFDAIVTIAVAPDGFDRIIRLADKNNVVVVPFDNVLDTDKVMMVNEDQKEMGRMSAKWLIDESGKKAGDILEVRGLPGNSVDRDRHLGFREVMEAPGNSFKITEVVGNWDTGTSQKVTADALAVHGHFDGVFTQGGSDGTVQAMMSAKHPFVPMSGEGENEYRKQIADHAKDGLKGMSYGQSPALVAIATKAAISALQGNVMPQLISIPIPVATYKDLKPGTNYWPDLNANFFAPNQFTPCGVNFTAPEIMSQSEKNTQ from the coding sequence ATGGTGTGGACGCTTCGTTTTGCGGGGCTCGCTTGCGTTGGCCTGTTGCTGTCCCCGGTCAGTGCCTTGGCAGGGCCGAAGGTCGTGTCCGGTCCGGGTGCCGATCCCGGCTGCTTCAAGCCCTGGTCTGCCCAAACCAAGTTCTTCCAGTGGGACAAGAAGCCCGGTCCCTACAAGATCGCGCTCGTCAACGGCTTCGTCGGCAACACCTGGCGCATCCAGATGGTGAAGACCGCAAAGGCCTTCGCCGCGCAGCCGGGCATCAAGGAGAACATCAAGGAGTTCAAGGTCGTCTCGACCGGCACCGATGTTGCAGCGCAACTCGGCGCGATGGAGGACTTCATCAATCAGGGTTTTGACGCCATCGTCACCATCGCGGTGGCCCCCGATGGCTTCGACCGCATTATCCGCCTCGCCGACAAGAACAACGTGGTCGTGGTCCCCTTCGATAACGTCCTCGACACCGACAAGGTGATGATGGTCAACGAGGACCAGAAGGAAATGGGCCGCATGTCGGCGAAGTGGCTCATCGATGAGAGCGGCAAGAAGGCAGGCGACATCCTCGAAGTTCGCGGCCTGCCGGGCAATTCGGTCGACCGCGATCGCCATCTCGGCTTCCGCGAAGTCATGGAAGCGCCGGGCAACAGCTTCAAGATCACCGAAGTGGTCGGCAATTGGGACACCGGCACCTCGCAGAAAGTGACGGCGGACGCGCTCGCGGTGCACGGCCATTTCGACGGCGTGTTCACACAGGGCGGCTCCGACGGCACGGTGCAGGCGATGATGTCGGCGAAGCACCCCTTCGTTCCGATGTCGGGCGAGGGTGAGAACGAGTACCGCAAGCAGATCGCCGATCACGCCAAGGACGGGCTCAAGGGCATGTCCTACGGCCAGTCTCCGGCGCTGGTCGCCATCGCCACCAAGGCGGCGATCTCTGCGCTGCAAGGCAACGTCATGCCGCAGCTCATCTCGATCCCGATCCCCGTTGCGACCTACAAGGACCTGAAGCCCGGCACCAACTACTGGCCGGACCTCAACGCAAACTTCTTCGCGCCGAACCAGTTCACGCCCTGCGGCGTCAATTTCACGGCGCCGGAGATCATGTCGCAGAGCGAGAAGAACACCCAGTGA